In one window of Henckelia pumila isolate YLH828 chromosome 1, ASM3356847v2, whole genome shotgun sequence DNA:
- the LOC140874827 gene encoding prefoldin subunit 2-like isoform X2 has product MANSEGDGKEPMNEQAVANIYGAMRNDMNQIYSKITELEMEASEHSLVINAITPLDPSRKCYRMVGGVLVERTIKEVLPAVQRNKEGLEEVIARLYEALEKKRKDITEFEAKYKIRITKGDSAMKDASGKKEGNAQGVLVGPAASD; this is encoded by the coding sequence ATGGCCAACTCTGAAGGTGATGGGAAGGAACCAATGAATGAGCAAGCAGTTGCCAACATATACGGTGCTATGAGGAATGATATGAACCAAATCTACTCCAAAATCACTGAACTAGAAATGGAGGCCAGTGAGCATTCACTCGTGATCAATGCTATAACGCCCCTTGATCCGTCAAGAAAATGCTACAGGATGGTAGGAGGGGTTCTTGTGGAAAGAACTATAAAAGAAGTATTGCCTGCCGTCCAACGTAACAAGGAGGGGCTTGAAGAGGTCATTGCTCGGCTTTACGAAGCTCTGGAGAAGAAGAGAAAAGACATAACTGAATTCGAGGCCAAGTACAAAATAAGAATTACAAAGGGCGATAGTGCGATGAAGGATGCGAGTGGTAAAAAGGAAGGCAATGCACAGGGCGTGCTTGTTGGTCCCGCTGCCTCTGATTAA
- the LOC140874827 gene encoding prefoldin subunit 2-like isoform X1 gives MSVGGGWMVNDCVLPRRTTRSKDGVVDGCRLEHNRKINIMANSEGDGKEPMNEQAVANIYGAMRNDMNQIYSKITELEMEASEHSLVINAITPLDPSRKCYRMVGGVLVERTIKEVLPAVQRNKEGLEEVIARLYEALEKKRKDITEFEAKYKIRITKGDSAMKDASGKKEGNAQGVLVGPAASD, from the exons ATGTCGGTAGGCGGTGGATGGATGGTCAATGACTGTGTACTGCCTAGACG AACCACCCGAAGCAAAGACGGTGTGGTGGACGGCTGCCGTTTAGAACACAACAGAAAA ATCAATATAATGGCCAACTCTGAAGGTGATGGGAAGGAACCAATGAATGAGCAAGCAGTTGCCAACATATACGGTGCTATGAGGAATGATATGAACCAAATCTACTCCAAAATCACTGAACTAGAAATGGAGGCCAGTGAGCATTCACTCGTGATCAATGCTATAACGCCCCTTGATCCGTCAAGAAAATGCTACAGGATGGTAGGAGGGGTTCTTGTGGAAAGAACTATAAAAGAAGTATTGCCTGCCGTCCAACGTAACAAGGAGGGGCTTGAAGAGGTCATTGCTCGGCTTTACGAAGCTCTGGAGAAGAAGAGAAAAGACATAACTGAATTCGAGGCCAAGTACAAAATAAGAATTACAAAGGGCGATAGTGCGATGAAGGATGCGAGTGGTAAAAAGGAAGGCAATGCACAGGGCGTGCTTGTTGGTCCCGCTGCCTCTGATTAA
- the LOC140874325 gene encoding transcription repressor OFP16-like — MSNILWKSFNLCFSKFKCLPIIAFAPSPLPIQEQEYHNNSNINNPSSSSAVTITTFDTAEIFDDYDMHDDSIPDFSSAFTSHRFFFSTPGSSNSIFDQPRRLTAPGGVVISGGVAVQKFTTDPYAEFKKSMQEMIEAQESTGHDDVKSCSGEFLHELLLCYLTLNPKHTHKFIVDAFADIVVSLVSPPSVSCRKTGHPRRRHRATPSPRV, encoded by the coding sequence ATGTCCAACATTCTATGGAAGAGCTTCAACCTCTGCTTCTCCAAATTCAAGTGTCTCCCAATCATTGCTTTTGCCCCATCACCACTTCCCATTCAAGAACAAGAATATCACAACAACTCCAATATTAACAatccatcatcatcatcagcTGTGACAATCACTACTTTTGACACTGCTGAAATCTTCGACGACTATGATATGCACGATGATTCGATCCCGGACTTCAGCTCCGCCTTTACCTCCCACCGCTTCTTCTTTTCCACACCAGGAAGTTCCAACTCCATCTTCGATCAGCCGCGGCGGCTGACGGCTCCCGGCGGGGTGGTGATCAGCGGCGGCGTGGCTGTTCAGAAGTTCACGACGGACCCATATgctgaattcaagaaatcaatGCAGGAGATGATCGAAGCGCAAGAGTCTACGGGTCATGATGATGTCAAGTCATGTAGTGGGGAGTTCTTGCATGAGCTTCTCTTGTGTTACTTGACACTAAACcctaaacacacacacaaattcaTTGTTGATGCTTTCGCCGACATTGTCGTCTCCCTCGTGTCGCCGCCGTCTGTGAGCTGCCGGAAAACCGGCCACCCCCGTCGTCGCCATCGCGCCACACCGTCGCCGCGGGTTTAA
- the LOC140875979 gene encoding uncharacterized protein — translation MLTLLSQAKMGSAIVDLYALLVSKKKQEQITLKEANLMMSWQSQTLRNSMIGCIGGATVSMLVTPRRLNILVRASLSLGASFVCTLWNFGRSLESWTDRFLSMEGSRIQIQLANIMLKRYGNDPWVLRRLSKHFYLEEVYEDSSVDKPKTRWQSRYFFGDSTTHFQNTSYDETNTDSSKNDNKKTTVESEEVYANDTADASQSPFDFVFGLPGCAENIPPKTSSTSSGRSSLRERRARRRRRRRHQEDSDV, via the exons ATGCTTACTCTTCTCAGCCAAGCGAAAATGGGTTCAGCTATTGTCGATCTTTACGCACTACTTGTCTCAAAAAAG AAGCAGGAGCAAATAACACTTAAAGAAGCAAATTTAATGATGTCTTGGCAATCTCAGACTCTGAGAAACTCGATGATTGGTTGTATCGGTGGTGCTACTGTTTCCATGCTAG TTACCCCGAGGAGGCTAAATATTTTAGTCCGTGCTAGCCTTTCACTTG GGGCTTCTTTTGTTTGCACCTTGTGGAACTTTGGTAGGTCTCTTGAATCATGGACTGACCGTTTTCTTTCGATGGAAGGTAGTCGGATACAGATACAGTTGGCAAACAT AATGCTGAAGAGGTATGGCAATGATCCGTGGGTACTTCGACGTCTCTCGAAGCATTTTTACTTGGAAGAAgtttacgaagattcatcagtAGACAAGCCGAAAACCAGGTGGCAGAGTCGATACTTTTTTGGAGATTCCACTACTCATTTTCAGAATACATCATATGATGAGACAAACACTGATTCGAGCAAGAACGATAACAAGAAGACCACCGTAGAGTCTGAGGAAGTTTAT GCGAACGATACCGCTGATGCTTCGCAGAGTCCGTTTGATTTTGTATTTGGGCTCCCCGGATGTGCAGAAAACATCCCTCCTAAAACGTCGAGCACATCATCTGGAAGATCGAGTCTCAGAGAAAGGCGCGCTCGTCGCAGGCGCAGAAGGCGTCATCAAGAAGATTCAGATGTTTGA